ccccaggccccgccccaagcccaggccccgcccctggccccaccccaggccctgcccaagcccaggccccgccccaagtcttggccccggccccgcccccggccccaccccaggcccagccacacccaggccctgccccaagccttggccccgccccaggccctgcccaagcccaggccccgccccgagtCTTGGCCCCGCCCCAggtccaggccccgcccctcctgcccTCTCTTTCCTACCAGGCCTCGCAGAGCTCCGCGCAGAGCGGGTGCGCCTGGCGCACCCCCAGGAACAGCAGGCCGAAGCGACGGCGGAGAGCCCCTTGGAGGTTTCCCAAGAAGGACTGGCACCTAGACATGGGGTGAGACGATGGCTCAGGGTCCGCGGGGGCTTGTGGCCCACTGGGACCAGGAGCAGAAGGAACACATGGGGGTTCCTGTACTCTGCACTCACCCTGGGCTCTGCACCCCACAGCGCGCTGGGACGATCCCAGGTCCCAGTGTCTCTGGCACGTGCGTCTCCAAGGGACAACACGATCCTGGAAAAGGGGAGGCCTGTGCGGTAGGGGTGGGGAGCCAGCACCTGGGGACCCCCTGAATCAGGGGTACCCTAATCTACATCACcccccccaaacagaaaccttaaGTAAAGGCACTTCACTTGGCAGGCAGTCACAGCACCAAGTAATATAATAATAGCAGTAGGTGACGTCACTGTAAACTATTTATCAGGAGCCTGGTAGAGGTATCAGTGCACAGATGTTTAATCTTCGCAGCacccctgtgaggtaggtatGCCATCTCCTCCCTTTTTAAATGGGCTAcatggggctcagagaggttaagtgacttctccagggtcacacagctaggaagtgacAGAGCTGGGGTTTGAAGGTGGCCCGGCTTCCGCCCGTGCTCTCCACACTACCCTTCGGCACTAACCCTTGCTGCCCACTCTGGTGGCCCCCGAAGCGCCTCCCATAAGAAAATTATGAGTCAGGTGAGGGTTCCTGGGTGATGGAGGTGAGGCAGGGTCTGGGGCGCTTACCTGCCAGGTGCTGCTGGTCTGTGACCAGGTGGGTCGCTGGCCCATGGGGTCCCTGGGGTCCAGCTTGGAGGAGGCGGCTCCCTCCACAGGCCCCTAGCAGTGTCCATGCCAGGGTGAATCTCAGGGCCCAGGGCAGGTCCCTGCGGGCCATGGCCACCTGACGCAAGAGCCAGCTGGTGTGGGGATGATGCTTGGAAGCCCCCTTTCGGGGAGCTCAGGGTGGCACCCTGCCTAAGCCCCCCGCCCCGGGGCAATGCCAGGCAGAGTGGAGGGTGGGCGGCTGGCCAGACGGCTGTGCCACAGCCAGACGCTTTCCAATCCCAGAGGGCCCCTGAGACCGGCCTCTCCCGTCAGACCTGTCTCCCCTTCCCTTCAATTCAGGTACCTGCCCCCTCAAAGCAGCGGGATCTCGGACCTTCTGGGAGATCAAGCGGCCCCCCTCCTAAAACCAGGGGCACCACCCCAGCTCTGCCCAGCCCGCTCTCCTGTGCAGTAATTCCTCCTCGTCTCTGTCgctgcctcccccctccctctcgcTCCCCGCTGGCCCTTCCCTAGGTCACCTTCTCTCGGTCACCACAATCGGCTTAGGGGCTGCCAGCCAGAGCTGGGCCTTTGGGGGACCAAATTCAGTAGTTAGCAGGGCTGGGGTTCTGCCACTGGGGTCTGAAAGCCCCGGGGACGGGGAAAGCTGGGGGTCTGTGGTGACAAGACCAtcaccctctcttcctcccaccccccggTCGCCCTTCACCTCTTGGCTGGACGAAAATCTAGGGCGCTCCCGAGACGGGTCAAGTGCAGGAGGAAACGGCGGCAACCGAAAGGGCGTGGTTTGCCAAGGGGTGGGGCTTCCCAGCGCCCCGCCCTCTCACCCAGCACCCCAAAGGCCCCCGACCCCCCCGGCACACATGGCTGTGTCGGCACGCCCTTGCATTGACCTTGTGGCCTAAGCGGCATCTCTATTTGTgcagagagagtgtgtgtgtttggtgCACCTTTGTGTGCCTGTGTCTGTGCATGTTTGTTGGCTGAGGGTAGGTTGACGTGTGTCTCTTGGTTGGGGTGTTGGTATGTATCTGTGAGGGGTGTGTTCAGAATCCCTTGCTGGGGAATGTGGGAACGCGACGAATGTCCCCGTGAAAATGTTGTGGGTAAGTCGGTGGATGAAGGGGGGTGACCGTAGATGGTAACTGTGTGAACAAGGAGGTATTGTCATGTGTGGAACAGACTTGCCGATGCAAGAAACAttagtgtgtgcatgtgtgccaGGATCCTTCTGAGGGAACGTGTGTCCCTTGTGTACATTCCCCCACTCTTTCCATTCCCTGCACCGTCtttaattgagcacctactgtgtgccagttTCTGGGGATGCAGCAGTGAATGAGTCATGGTATCTCAACTTTCATAGAGCTGACATTCTTGTGGGGGAATCAAGCAAGAAACAAGAAACACAGCGCcgttgcgtgtgtgtgtgtgttatgtggTGGTGGTGATGTATCTGTGCCTTGGGTGAGGATTTGTCTGTGTGGCTGAGCATCTCTTGGTTCTGGaagtgtgtgtgggtgggggggtTGGTGTTTCCATGTGCTTGCGTGTGTtgtttgcatgtgtgtgcctTGTGTGCATGTGTCTGCATTCTCTGAGTTTGTGTTTGTGTGCCCGTGTTTGTTAAGTATGTGTTTGAACGTGGGTGCTTGCGTGTGTTTGTGTAGAGTGTGAGTTTTTTGGTGGGTATATGTGTTTGTGTAAGGTTTTTTTTTGCACGTCTGTGTTGGCTGAGTGTGTTTACATTTTGTGTTTATGTGTTTTCAGAGTATGTCCTTGTGTCTGTGTTTTCTGGGTCATATTTGCACAGCTTGTACATATGCTTGCACGTGTATTTGCTGAGTATGTATTTgtacatgtgtttgtgtgtgtttgcagAGCGTGTGCACCTGTGATGGCTGACGTGTGTTTGCAAAGTGTGTGAACATGTGTTTGTATGTCTGCTTTGGctgaatatatgtatgtatgcgcTTGTGGGTGAATTCGCAAAGTAAGTTTATGgggagactcacaggttctatggtcatgacagatgaagttcagtgccatgtcagttggccctactttggagtttgtgtttctctgtgatggagctggactcagatgtgatctttatccacaagtctctcctgctacttttaccagaagtgtagttggtgctggggcttaatgtatacccaggggatctgaatcactggactgaccatgtgatagccaggccctgagcctcaacagacttcagctcctacactctggtttattggacttaccccactcagctaacagggaggtgaagaatgtcaaccaccacaccatggaactaagactgcctacaactgaaagcaggaggattgcatccatcatccatgtggaaactaagccccctcttgatatagatgtggagtggacacaaccattctaaggtccacaggatggattagattggacttactgatattctattcatgaactattgtgattagtaatcaaagaaaatgtggcattggtgtggagaaagtggccatggtggctgctgggggtaggacgtgggaggaagagatgtgatgtgggggcattttcaggacttggagttgtcctgggtggtgctgcggggacagttaccggacactgtatgtcctcccatggcccactgggtggactgtgggagagtgagggctatggtgtggaccattgaccatgaggtgcagcagtgctcagagatgtattcaccaagtgcaatgaatgtctcatgatgatggaggaggttgttgttatggggggaggagtggagtgagggggatgggggtatatggggacctcatatttttttaatgtacactaaaaaaataaagacaaaaatatatatatatataaagttagtGTGTATTCGCGTGTAGGCTTGCAGAGCGTGTGTACGCGTGTGTGTTTGCTTGTGTCTGTGTTTCCTGAGTGTCCGTGAATGTTTGTATTTGCAGAGTGTGTGTGCCTGTATTTGCatgctatgtgtgtgtgtgagcattgACCGCCAGCTACCACAAGTCTGTCCCATCAGGTAGGACAGCGTTTATGTCTCTCTTTCACCTATATACTCCCAGAGCCCCAAACACGGCCTCGTGTTTGGCAGGTGCTCAAATCTAAATGCTGAGAAAACGAGCGAATCGGAAGCCCTCTTGCCCAGCTCCTCTATGGCGTTCTCCAGCGACGGCGTGGAGGCCTCAACAACCAAgacctgtggaccttggctttcCCTGGTCCACCTTGGGGGCTCTCGTGGGCCCGGCCTGTCCAGCCACAGGGCTGTGCCTTCCGCCAgacgcccccccctcccccctcccccctccctgacttcagccctccccccgccctgAAACTTCAGCACCGCGGACAGGAACGAGCGGGATCAGCACCACGGAGAGCTCCCGAGGCGGCCGGCCTAAGAGCGCGGCGCCACGCGCGCGGGGACCGGGCTCGGGAAGAGAGGGGTGCGCGGAGCAGACGCAGCGAGAGGGCCCGAACCAGAGAGCCACGGGCAGAGAAAACTCGGGCGGAGGCGCGGCCACCGAGCCGGGGGCAGACGAGCCTCGGAATCCCCCGGCGCCCGGGCAACACGCGGGGCGGGACCTCGCCGCCGTCGCCCGGCAGGGGTCGCTCCCGCGCCGTGCCTGCGCCTTTCGGGGGACTTTCGGGCCAGCTGGGGGCCGGGACCCTTGgaagcccccctcccccaccctgcctggGTTCTGGGGTGGGGAGGTCTCCGTCCCTCTCTTCTGCCACCCCAGGAGGCATAGAGTTGACTTGGCCTCAACAGCGGGGACACTGGAGGAGGCGaggggagggagggctggagaTGGCTCCACTGCGCCCCCGCGCCCCAACTACCAGCCGATCGCTCCTATAAATACAGGCGGCCTGGCCTGGCACCTTAATCCCCACGGGGAAATCTTGGTCACTGGAAGGGCTGAGACTTTCAGAGGAGGGCTCTGGGGAGAAGCTGGGGGGGCCTTAGACGGGGACACCGGGGGGCCTCTCCGGGGGAATATTTCCCGGGAGGCCCCCCCTGTTTGGAAAAGGTGTCCTGAGTGAAACTGACTCTCCTTAGGGTTTGGGGATCTCTTGCATGGGGACAGTTCCCATCCAAGACAGAGAATAAGGCTTttaggggtggggcaggggtgtTTCTCATCAGAGGGTTGCCTTCCCCCGGCTCCGCACGTGAATTGTCGTCCCCTGTGCGGCTGTTTCTTCGCGGAAATGTCTTTtcttgcatgtgtgtgtgtgtggggggtggctTTTAAGAAGGGATGTCACCTCTGGGAGACAACTCAATTAGGAGATCTCCCCATACTCTTGATTGCAGAGAGTCTCCCCTTGCAGATTTTTCTCCTCGTAGGAATGTGTCTCCCTGCCGGCAGGTGGGGGGGGGTACCCGCCTAGGGAATATATCTCAGTGAGAATGTCGCCCTTGGGGTGTTTCTTGGGTCAGGGTGGCTTTTGTACCCGTTAGAAGGACTGTACCCTGGGGTGTCTCTACTTAGAGGGGTTTCTCCATGAGGTTGCCTCTCCGTAGCCTGGCTCTCCCGGGGGGGGCATCTGGAAGTCTCTCCccttgctcccccccccccagccccaacCAGCGCCGGCAGCCGTGGCCGAGGCCGGGCTCGGGCGCCCAGACGCAGTGACGGCGCGGGGACCGCCCCACTTCGCTCCgcccccgtcccccccccccccccagccgccgccgccgccgcggtcCCCGCGGctctccactccctccctcctccctcctcccgccgccgccgccgccgcctccctcctccctccccgggGCCgaagccgccgccgccgccgccgccgccgccgccgccatggAAGATTCGGGCCTGATCCGCCGCCGGAGGCTGCAGGTACGCGGCGGCCCCGGCGCCCGGCGGAGGGGAAGGGGTCGGCGCcctggggcggggccgggccgggggcgggaGAACTTGCCCCAGGGCCGGCCCGGgcgccctccccccctccccccggggcTGGGCACGCTGTCCGCGGGGGAACGCGGTGGCCGCGCGTCCCTCCGCGCTGGGGACCCCGCCCCTCCGGCGCCGCCCGGGGCGCCCGGGAGCCGAAGGAGGAAGGGGGTGCAGCCGAAGCGCCCCCACCTCCAGGAGAGCCTCAGGGTCGCCTGGCCCgccccgggggtggggtggggggagaggcctggggcCGGAGTCATCGCCCTGGCGCCCCGCcaggaggaggggggggggctCAGAGCAAAGTTATTGCCCCAGGGCTCGCGCCCCTCGGGGCCGCCGGCGCCGCCGCAGCCGTAAACATGTTTGTGCGGCAGCCTCGCCCCTCTCCATCGCGGGAGCCCCTGCCCTAGCCGCGGGGATCCCCTCCAGTCCCCCCAAAGCACCCTGCCTGGGGCCCCAGAATTCTTCCCACTGCCCTCATTGGCCAGGCACCTAGACAGCCTCCCCACTTTTCCTTCTCCCCCATTCCCCAGTCCCCCCTCCCTCCGGCGATCCCCAAGTCCAGCCCAGCTTGCGGGTGGGCGGGAGCGATTTTTAGCTCCTTGCAGCCTTAGAAGACGCCGGGCGCGGCTGCGCAGGCGCGGAACGCGTGGGTCCACTGCCCGGAGTGGGAAACTGAGGGCCGCGGCGAGTGTGGGAAAGGCGGGGACCCACCCAGGCGCCGGGAGTTCCCGCCTTCGAGCCGGGGGGGGAGGGATTCGGAAGCGCCCATCTTCGGCCTGCGCTTCGGAGGGTGAAAACGGGGTTCACGGGGTGGTTGCCCCCACCCTGGCCCGGAAATTGGTCAAGGCTTGGCCCCACTGCCTGCCTGAGGTCTAGCCCCTTGGGGACCTCTGACCAATCCCAGCGGGCTCTAGGGCCTCTGGGAGAACTTAGATAAAGCCCAGCGCGGGCCCAGACTCAGGCTGCACCCCGAGACTGCCCTCACCCAGGGCGCCTCGTCCATCTCTGGACTCCTGTAATCCATCATCCCATAAATGGAGAAGGGCCTGGCCACCGAGGTCGGAGACCAAGAGAAGCTGTGCAGCAGGAAAAATGGGGGTCAGAGAGCAGGAAGGACTTCCCGGGTGCAAGGACGGTGGACCTGGGTTGAAGGCTGGTTTGGTTTCCAAAGGAAATCAGATGGCCCCATCTAGGGTCCTTCCAAGGGTTCCCCCCACTTCCCTTGGCAGGACCGGGGGGCGGAGGATGTGGGCTCTGGGGAAAGGGGGCAGGAGCTGCGACCCAGGCCGAGCGGGCGCTGCAGCAGCGGGGCCGTGTGCGCTCCGTCGGGTCGCGGGCAAAGAGGCGGGGCCTGCCCGGGGTGTGGCTCCACCCTCCGGGCCGGCGCCGACTCCCATTGGCTCAGCGCCACGCGGGGCTGCGGGCTGCAGCGCAAGGCCCCGCCCCGAGCCTTTGACTGAGGGCTCCTGAGTGAGGAGTGGGGACCCCtcgctccccttccccaccctccacgGCCTGGAAGGGTTAACCACTTCGCTGCTGAAGGCGCGCGCGCGCACACGCAGGGGTGCAGGTACAAGCCCACCACCCACCGCGGGGCGCCCGAGAGAGCCCCTGGGTGGATTCGGGATCGTACACGGGTGCGGACAGCATCTGGAGTTCGAACGGCCCGTCCTCGGCGCCGTCCATTTAATTCCCAGGAGAAGCGGATTCCGCTCCGCAGACTGGCGGGGGGATTGGCGGTGGCGTCTGTCTACACGGACGCCCAGGATCCGAATCCTCTGCCGCCCCACTTTGCGCCTCTTCTGGACCCTAGAGTGTTTGGGGACGCGAGAAGTCTGGGCTGGGTTCGAGGACTTCTCCGGGTGGCGCTTAAAGGTCCTCCCCTCCACCCGCGGGGCTCACCCTCGAAGGTCAAGGGTCCCTGGGTTAAGAACCCTGGGCTCCGTGGCCGGAAAATCCAGACCTGGATTTCGCTTGGGCCAATGCGGACGCGCGGCTTGTCTGGCGGGTCCAGGCCGGGGCTCATTCACGCCTATTCCGCAAAGACGGAAGGAAAACCTGGTGTGGATTTCCGACTTCCGTGGCTCGGGAGGGCAGGACTGACCACAGGGGAAATCGTGCCCTTTGGCCCTGCCCATCATCCGTCCTTTCTGCAGGACAGTGAGATGTCCCTCTGGACCACCTCCTGTCCTGGTAGCATGTCCATTCACAATAACTCCTATTCCTATGACCTAATATTTATCGAGGGCTTACTATGTTTTAGGTGACTTCTGTGTCACTCGCGATCTTCCCAACTACTCTAGAGGGTACGGACTATTGGAAGGTCACTTGCCAAGGTCACAGGGACAAATCTGAACCCAGGGCTTTCTGCTTTCAGGAATCCTAGAAAGAAGCTAGAATATCTTCATTTTATCCTGGGTGGAGTTCCCACAACAGAGCTTTGGAAATCGCACCCGAATCTCTCgggctgcagccctgcccaggTCCCTTTGTCCCATCTCTGAGGCTTTCAGGACAGAACTGGCTGGAAAGAGACACCACGTCTCCCCACTATTTCCCGGGGAAAAGGGCTAAGACCCCCTTAACTCTCGAGCCCTGAAGGGACTTGCAGAGAACTGGACAAATGGAATTCAACTTTCCTCAATCGGGGACGGTTTCAATTAATAGGCACCAATTATTTGCATCCCCACTGCGGGAAAAGACCACCAGGCCATTTCCATCTGGCTCCCATTTCAAATCgcaccccgccccccagcccagcTCTGTGAATCTGGCcgatgtctgtgtgtgtgtgtgtgagagagaggcagTTCTGTTGGCTTGTGgcggattcattcattcatcattcattcattcaacatttccTACTTGGACATGCCAACCTCATTCCTGCCTGAAAGCCTTTCCCTGGCGGttccctcttcctggaatgcTCTCCCTATAGACTCTCCCATGGCTGGGTGTTGTATTTCAGTAGCCAGCTTAAAAAGTCAcctccccagagcagccctcTCTGGTTTGGGGTCTCCCTCCAAACCACTTCCATCGCATCaccctgtttcattttatttcatcacACGAATGACTGGCCCGAACGACCTTGTGGGCAGACTACATTAAATCCTTAATGTCCCTCTTTCTCCACTAAATACTAGCCCCCCCAAAGGATTCCAATTTGTCTTCTGCTTTGGCCCCAGTACCTAGTCTAGGGGCTGGCATACAGTAGGCGCTCAAGAAACGTTTCTTTCCAATCAGGATCTCTTGCTTCTTTGACACAGACACTCAAAGAGATGTCAACGCAGGAGCCAGCTCTCTGCCCTGTGCTTCCCTGGGACCCTCTTCCCCCCCCaaaaccccccccccacccatgcTGAGAGCCCCGAGGCCCCTCCGCTTCTGTTCCTCCAGAGGGCCtgcgggcggcgggcggtggCCCGCGCTGACCCCTGTCCTTCTGCGCCTTTGCCTTCCAGAAGGACTTGCCCCTGCCCCGGAAAAGCAGCAGGTGAGCCTCGGCGGGGAGCCGCGCGGGGCCGGCCGCCCCTTCTCGGGGGTGCGGGTGGGGGGCGCCAGGCTCGCGCGCGGGCGGGGCCTGGCGCGCGGGCGCGCGGCAGCGCCCTCTCCTGGTGGGCGACACCCGCCGGggccgcccctcccccgccctccctcGCCCGCTGCGGCTCCAGCCTCCGCCCCGCGCGCTCgctccccgcgccgccgccgccgccgccgccgcaccTGCCACCATGTCGCTGCCGCCGGGTCATGTCTGACTCGCTCTGGACCGCGCTTTCCAATTTCTCGATGCCCTCCTTCCCCGGCGGCAGCATGTTCCGCCGCACCAAGAGGTAGCCCCCCTCGACCCTGCCCCGGCTCTCCCCCCACTCcatccaccgcccccccccccgcaaagCCGCCCCTCCGGCCGCTGCCGCAGGGCGGGGCCCGGGATGCTGCGCCGGGTCCAGCGGCCCCGGAGGTGTCGGGGCTGagccttcccacccccccccaggggagggggctgaAGCGGGGGCGGCGTGGACCGAGGCTGGGGGGGTGGTGGACTGCGCGCTGGAGGGGACGGCCGCGCGGGGAGGGGGGTGCGccgggtggggggctgcagtGCCTTTGTCTGCTGGCGCTGCGTTTCTCCGGCAGCTAGGATGGGGGGggtaaaggaagaagaggaaggtgGGGGCTTGGCACCCTCAGAACAATAGCCgcagcctgcccccccccccaatgccGCGTGCGCCTGGCCGCGCTGATGTGCTCAGTCACTGCGGCCGAGGGTGGGGGGGACGCAGGGTTGGGGGCTTGCTCCTGGGGAGCTGGGATCCTGAGGGGCAGAAAGAAACGGGGCGGGGGGACGGACGGAATGTGACCAGAGCCcagacacccctccccccccaggaaCGCAGCTTCACACCCAAAACAGGGACACACAGCATCACGCAGGCCATgatgtcacacacacacagccctggCCGCCCAGATCCCCCCGCGAGGCCACGCACACACCCAGCCACGCAGCAGCCACGGGGGCAGGGCCACGCAGAGACCCCCAGGGGCGCAGGCGCGGAAGCCCGCAGGTCCAGGGTCGTGTACCGCCCCCCCCGGTAGGATGTCACACGCATGACCACTGCGCGACACGGAGATGCCGCCGACAGGCACACAGACACACGTGTGGCGACGGCGTCCATGCCCCCCCCCACAGTGTCACAACACGATGTCACACCCAGGCATGTCACAGGCGCAGTCGGGTGAAAGAGAGAACGCGGGGTCTAGCAGAGACAGCGAGACGCCCCGCATGGCGCGCTGTCACACCGAAGAACCACCCAGGGAATGTCACGCATGGCCGAAGGCTCCCGGACCCCTAGGGTCGCAGGGTGTCAAGCACACACAGTGGGTGCTACATGTGAAGACCCTGGGACAGTGCCTCGGATGTCACCCAGGGACAGACACGTAGTCCAGGATGACATACCTAGATGTAGACAAGTGGCATTATCCACTGTGTCCCATAGCGGAGGTCACACGCAGCCCCAGGGACCCACACAATCCCTTGGTGACTGTGCGCCACGGGTGACACATGATGCCCACGGGACGAGTCTCGCACACACGCGTGCTCTCCAGCGCACAGTCCTGCGGAGGCCTCCGTGGGGCCGCCTCCTCCCGGCAGCCCTCCGGGGCCGCCCCCCTAGCACACACGGAGTGGGTGCCGCGCGGGCCGGGGTCCGGAGCCCCGCAGCTCACCGGGCCGCGGCGCGCCCCCCCCCGCCTTGCCTTCCCCGCAGCTGCCGCACCAGTAACCGGAAAAGCCTCATCCTCACCAGCACGTCTCCCACGCTGCCG
This genomic interval from Dasypus novemcinctus isolate mDasNov1 chromosome 30, mDasNov1.1.hap2, whole genome shotgun sequence contains the following:
- the RTBDN gene encoding retbindin gives rise to the protein MARRDLPWALRFTLAWTLLGACGGSRLLQAGPQGPHGPATHLVTDQQHLAGSCCPLETHVPETLGPGIVPARCGVQSPGCQSFLGNLQGALRRRFGLLFLGVRQAHPLCAELCEAWFATCEADVACGPTWLPFPDWRGCRPGCRTYGQTFADGADLCRSVPGAAPGSRPCLNVSSPALPPSRRPRDPGLDAAGSGSGSGGGP